The genomic region GAAGGTTTATAAAGAAATTACGGCGGGTTTAAAAAAATTCACCAAAGAAAATAATATAAAAAAATGCGTTATAGGAATAAGCGGCGGCATAGACTGCGCTGTTGTTTCGGCGCTGGCTGTTGATGTTTTCGGCCCTTCTAATGTTTATGGTGTGGCTATTCCTACAAAATTTTCTTCTAAAGAAAGTTTAACGCTTGCAAAAAAGCTTGCCAAAAATTTAAAAATAAATTTTCAAATTATAAATATTGACGGGACCTTTGAAGCTATTGTGAAAGAGATGGGGGGAATAAAAAAATTAAAACCCTTAACCGTGCAAAATATTCAACCCAGACTGCGTTCCAATGTTCTTATGGCGGTTTCTTCCGAGGTAGGCGGCGTTGTTTTAGCCACGGGAAATAAAACTGAAGTCGCCACAGGCTACTATACTTTATATGGCGATTCCTGCGGGGCAATAGCTCCTTTAGCCTGCCTTTATAAAGAAATGGTTTATAAGCTTGCCGCTTATATTAACCGAAATAAAGAGCTTATACCCCAAGGCACAATTACACGCCCGCCAACAGCCGAGCTTGCGCATAACCAAAAAGACGAGGACGACCTTTTGCCTTACTCTGTTTTAGATAAAATATTGCATATGTATCTTGATTTAAAATTAGAACCTTCGACTATCGCTAAAAAACTAAATATAACCGTTGCAGAAGTTGAAAAAATAGAAAACAGATACAGAAAAAATATGTTTAAAAAAGCGCAGGCCGCGCCGCCTTTGCTTCTTTCAAAATGCTGTCATGTTGATTTATAATTTAAAGCCCGCCTTTACGGCGGGTTTTTTTGCCTGGCTTTATAAACAAGCTGTTAATTTGATAAAGTGTTGATATGAAAAAATTTTTATTTTTAATTTCTTTATTCGCGCTGCCTAATATACTATTTGCTTTAGATGAGGAATATGCAAGCTTGGGCAATAATCCTCCCGTGCCGGCCAGGGCGGTTGCTAACCCGCAGGCGGGCGGGCCCCATAAAAGAGGCTCGCTGGGGCCGACTTCAACTGTTAATAAAAGAAACCCTTTTGATTTAAACAGCGATATTTTGGAAAACTATAAAAATTGGGGAAAAACCCGCATGAATTTGGAAGCCGCCCATAAATTGGGTATAACCGGTGCGGGCGTTACCGTTATGGTTATAGATAGCGGCGTATCTCCTCACAAGGAATTTAAAACCGGGGCCATAAGCACTTTGGATTTTACCTCAAGCGGTCCTTATGATACTTTTGGACATTCAACAGGGGTTATAGGCATAATAATAGCCAAAGGCGAAGATATGCTCGGCGTAGCGCCTGACGCTAAAATTTACTCGGCCAAAGCAAACCCGGGGCAGGGGTTGATATCTTCCGGACCTGTCGTAAATGCTATTAACTGGGCTGTTGAGCATAATAAAACATCGCAAGATAAAATAAGCGTTATAAATTTAAGTTACGGCGTAAGCGGCTGGCAGCAAGACCTTGCCGACGCCATAAAAAACGCTTACAAAGCCGGCATAATTATCGTTGCGCCAAGCGGCAATGAAGGTTTTCATAAAGTTCTTTTTCCGGCTAGTATGGATGAGGTTATAGCCGTTTCCGGCATAACCGCGCATGACGGCGCTTACGGCAAAAGTTCTTACGGCGCGCAGGTTGATTTTACCGCGCCGGCTTCCGCCGTTTACACAACAGGTTTAAACAATTCTTATATTTGGGCGGACGGAACCTCTGTCGCCGCGCCTTATGTGGCGGGTATGGCCGCTTTGGCTATCGAAGGATACAGGCTTGCTAACGAAGGTAAGGATCCTTCGCCCGCGCAGGTAAAGGAAATTTTAGCCGCGGCCTCGTCGCTTGCCAGCGGGCCGCATAAACTTAAACAAGGTTACGGTGTTATAGATGCGGGTAAAGTGGCTGCGAGGTTTGTTCCCGCAGGTAAAAAATAATTGTTTTTATATGCTATATTAAAAATTACACAAGGAGGATATTATGAGAAAATATATTACGCTTTTTTGCGCCGCATTATTATTTTTGTGTGCTTGCGCGGACAAACAAGTTGCAACAAAATCTGTGCCTGACAAATATTCCCAATATTTAGACGCTTACCTGGAATTTGATTATGTTCAAACACCCCAGGATATAAAAAATAATAT from Elusimicrobium minutum Pei191 harbors:
- a CDS encoding S8 family peptidase, encoding MKKFLFLISLFALPNILFALDEEYASLGNNPPVPARAVANPQAGGPHKRGSLGPTSTVNKRNPFDLNSDILENYKNWGKTRMNLEAAHKLGITGAGVTVMVIDSGVSPHKEFKTGAISTLDFTSSGPYDTFGHSTGVIGIIIAKGEDMLGVAPDAKIYSAKANPGQGLISSGPVVNAINWAVEHNKTSQDKISVINLSYGVSGWQQDLADAIKNAYKAGIIIVAPSGNEGFHKVLFPASMDEVIAVSGITAHDGAYGKSSYGAQVDFTAPASAVYTTGLNNSYIWADGTSVAAPYVAGMAALAIEGYRLANEGKDPSPAQVKEILAAASSLASGPHKLKQGYGVIDAGKVAARFVPAGKK
- the nadE gene encoding NAD(+) synthase, which produces MSKLTPAKVYKEITAGLKKFTKENNIKKCVIGISGGIDCAVVSALAVDVFGPSNVYGVAIPTKFSSKESLTLAKKLAKNLKINFQIINIDGTFEAIVKEMGGIKKLKPLTVQNIQPRLRSNVLMAVSSEVGGVVLATGNKTEVATGYYTLYGDSCGAIAPLACLYKEMVYKLAAYINRNKELIPQGTITRPPTAELAHNQKDEDDLLPYSVLDKILHMYLDLKLEPSTIAKKLNITVAEVEKIENRYRKNMFKKAQAAPPLLLSKCCHVDL